In one window of Meleagris gallopavo isolate NT-WF06-2002-E0010 breed Aviagen turkey brand Nicholas breeding stock chromosome 4, Turkey_5.1, whole genome shotgun sequence DNA:
- the AREG gene encoding amphiregulin, protein MSMCLRSAHRAVCVPAACRTAAASEPNGTEPERRGGPRESEPAPGSDYEEEEYEEAPLAHQYLVGDLVRVEPVVKPKPVKRGNEKNAGKPRRRKNKGKNKKKGTPCEMEYKNFCIHGECVYLQHLQMATCKCYQDYFGERCGEQFMKTQRKNDVADYSKTVLVVVAVLLSSISFVAVLIIVIVQVRKKCPQYEEKEERKKLRQENRNGHVGV, encoded by the exons aTGTCGATGTGTTTGCGGAGCGCTCACCGCGCTGTCTGTGTCCCCGCAGCCTGCCGAACCGCTGCCGCATCCGAGCCCAACGGCACCGAGCCCGAGCGGCGAGGCGGCCCGAGGGAGTCTGAGCCCGCGCCGGGCTCCGACTACGAGGAGGAGGAGTACGAGGAGGCACCGCTCGCGCACCAGTACCTGGTGGGGGACCTGGTCAGAG TGGAACCTGTGGTTAAACCCAAGCCAGTGAAGAGGGGGAATGAGAAGAATGCTGGCAAACcgaggaggaggaagaataaagggaagaacaaaaagaaagggaCTCCTTGTGAAATGGAGTATAAAAATTTCTGCATCCATGGTGAATGCGTGTACTTACAGCATCTTCAGATGGCAACCTGCAA GTGTTATCAGGATTATTTTGGTGAGCGCTGTGGTGAACAGTTCATGAAGACTCAAAGGAAGAATGATGTGGCAGACTACTCAAAGACTGTGTTGGTTGTGGTAGCTGTCCTGCTCTCCAGCATCAGCTTTGTTGCTGTACTTATCATTGTGATAGTGCA GGTCAGGAAAAAGTGTCCTCAgtatgaagagaaagaagaaaggaaaaaacttcGACAAGAGAATAGAAATGGCCATGTTGGTGTGTAA